The Hymenobacter sp. GOD-10R genome includes a window with the following:
- a CDS encoding family 10 glycosylhydrolase — protein sequence MTSRRRFVKNSLMTGLTASVLPAVAQAALPAAAPKVGWKHWVWINPDHKDTAPQLAERYRKYYDAGIRGIFFEQDSEKHFRAAKAQKIEAHRWIWTMNRGEKTLLQAHPEWYAVSRKGESCATNPPYVDYYRWLCPSREEVKKYLEQDYAAALKKDYIDGIHLDYVRFCDVILPVNLWDKYKIVQTSELPEYDFCYCSVCKAAYKAEHGIDIDTVQYPEASPSWRAFRYQRVNEVVRRLTNVAKSYKKPITAAVFPTPDIAHRNVKQDWVNWNISAVCPMIYHGFYKENVAWIGQAVAEGVKALNGKFPLYAGLFLPDFKNDTEVQQGIENALNNGAAGVSLFGDVSDGALAALKSASAKVQNKAAG from the coding sequence ATGACCAGCCGCCGCCGATTTGTTAAGAACAGTTTGATGACAGGCCTCACGGCCTCTGTATTGCCCGCAGTAGCTCAGGCCGCCCTACCCGCTGCCGCTCCTAAAGTAGGTTGGAAGCACTGGGTATGGATCAATCCGGACCATAAGGACACGGCGCCGCAGCTAGCCGAACGCTACCGGAAGTATTACGACGCGGGCATTCGGGGAATTTTCTTTGAGCAGGATAGTGAAAAGCACTTTCGCGCCGCAAAAGCACAAAAAATAGAGGCACACCGCTGGATTTGGACGATGAACCGCGGCGAAAAAACGCTGCTGCAAGCGCATCCTGAGTGGTATGCCGTCAGCCGTAAAGGTGAGTCGTGCGCGACCAATCCGCCTTACGTTGATTATTATCGCTGGCTGTGTCCTTCCCGTGAGGAGGTGAAAAAGTACTTGGAGCAGGATTACGCCGCCGCCCTGAAGAAGGACTACATCGATGGCATTCACCTAGATTACGTACGTTTTTGCGACGTGATTCTGCCCGTCAATCTGTGGGATAAGTATAAGATCGTGCAGACCAGCGAACTGCCAGAGTATGACTTCTGCTATTGCTCGGTATGCAAAGCAGCCTATAAGGCCGAGCACGGCATCGACATCGATACGGTGCAGTACCCGGAAGCTAGCCCTTCGTGGCGGGCGTTTCGCTATCAGCGGGTGAACGAGGTCGTGCGGCGGCTCACCAACGTGGCTAAATCGTATAAGAAACCGATAACCGCCGCCGTTTTTCCTACTCCTGATATTGCCCACCGCAACGTGAAGCAGGACTGGGTCAACTGGAATATCAGCGCCGTGTGCCCCATGATTTATCACGGGTTTTACAAAGAAAACGTGGCCTGGATTGGGCAAGCCGTAGCGGAGGGTGTGAAGGCGCTCAATGGGAAGTTTCCGCTGTACGCCGGCTTGTTTCTGCCCGATTTTAAAAATGACACCGAAGTGCAGCAGGGCATAGAAAACGCCCTGAACAACGGGGCAGCGGGCGTTTCGTTGTTCGGCGACGTATCGGATGGCGCCTTGGCCGCGCTGAAGTCAGCCTCAGCGAAAGTACAGAACAAGGCAGCTGGGTAG